The proteins below come from a single Corylus avellana chromosome ca3, CavTom2PMs-1.0 genomic window:
- the LOC132175548 gene encoding scarecrow-like protein 21, producing MDSHHFFGLGVTGAGLSFTSSYPTVPSIPNRLLESFKFDIGNSPNLPFLTQFDCDTLTALSDSQEQHSSTENLSGVSPSCNSSIETNSYFHRLSPPVDCRQDSLQLYTVGSSSRQDANCSKNMKHALLELESALMGPDDDEEVTRREISTPETPGQSSGSWSKEPQGVHVSQPRASFVPMHRPSGEVVRIEKRHKMMEEASLQGLPLGNLKQLLIACAKALSDNNMDLFNGLIEKATDAVSITGEPIQRLGAYMVEGLVARKEASGANIYRALKCREPESNDLLSYMHILYEICPYLKFGYMAANGAIADACKNEDRIHIIDFQIAQGTQWVTLLQALAARPRGPPHVRITGIDDPVSKYARGDGLEAVEKRLAAISQKFNIPVEFHGVPVFAPDVTRDMLNVRPGEALAVNFPLQLHHTPDESVEVRNPRDGLLRMVKSLSPKVVTLVEQESNTNTTPFFHRFVETLEYYLAMFESIDVTLPRNNKDRINVEQHCLARDIVNIIACEGKERVERHELFGKWKSRLTMAGFHQYPLSSYVNGVIKSLLKCYSEHYMLVEKDGAMLLGWKDRNLISASAWQ from the coding sequence ATGGACTCGCACCACTTTTTTGGACTTGGAGTCACTGGTGCGGGCCTATCCTTCACATCTTCTTATCCCACTGTTCCATCAATACCTAATAGACTGCTTGAGTCCTTCAAATTTGATATAGGAAATTCACCTAATTTGCCATTCTTGACTCAGTTTGATTGTGATACCCTCACTGCTTTAAGTGACAGCCAGGAGCAGCACAGCTCCACAGAAAATCTCTCAGGAGTCAGCCCTTCCTGTAACTCTTCAATTGAAACCAACAGTTATTTTCATCGGTTAAGCCCTCCTGTAGACTGTCGTCAAGACAGTCTACAGCTCTATACTGTTGGGTCTTCTTCCAGACAGGATGCAAATTGTAGCAAGAACATGAAACACGCTTTACTGGAATTAGAGTCTGCTCTAATGGGGcctgatgatgatgaagaagtcACCAGACGGGAAATTAGCACACCTGAGACACCAGGCCAAAGTTCTGGGTCATGGAGCAAGGAACCTCAAGGCGTACATGTGTCTCAGCCTCGGGCATCGTTTGTTCCTATGCATAGGCCATCCGGTGAAGTTGTTCGTATAGAGAAGCGTCACAAAATGATGGAGGAAGCGTCTTTGCAGGGTTTACCCCTAGGAAATCTGAAGCAATTGCTGATTGCATGTGCTAAAGCTCTATCTGATAACAACATGGACCTTTTTAATGGGTTGATTGAAAAGGCTACAGATGCTGTGTCCATCACAGGAGAACCAATCCAGCGTCTTGGTGCTTACATGGTAGAAGGGTTGGTAGCAAGAAAAGAGGCATCAGGCGCCAACATTTACCGAGCCCTCAAGTGTAGAGAGCCTGAAAGCAACGACTTGCTTTCCTACATGCATATCCTGTATGAAATCTGCCCCTACTTAAAATTTGGTTACATGGCAGCCAACGGGGCCATTGCTGATGCATGCAAAAACGAGGACCGCATCCACATCATAGACTTTCAGATTGCTCAGGGAACCCAGTGGGTGACTCTCCTTCAAGCACTTGCAGCACGACCGAGAGGGCCTCCCCATGTGCGGATTACAGGGATTGATGACCCTGTTTCCAAATATGCCCGTGGAGATGGGTTGGAGGCAGTAGAGAAACGGTTGGCAGCAATTTCTCAGAAATTTAACATCCCAGTTGAGTTTCATGGAGTGCCAGTTTTTGCTCCAGATGTTACACGGGATATGCTTAATGTCAGGCCTGGGGAGGCTCTGGCTGTAAACTTCCCTCTGCAGCTCCACCACACCCCAGATGAGAGTGTTGAAGTGAGGAATCCGAGGGATGGGCTTCTGAGGATGGTAAAGTCACTTTCTCCCAAGGTGGTCACTTTGGTGGAGCAAGaatcaaacacaaacacaacccCATTCTTCCATAGGTTTGTAGAAACTCTAGAGTACTACTTGGCAATGTTTGAGTCTATTGATGTTACCCTGCCAAGAAACAACAAGGATCGGATAAATGTGGAGCAGCATTGTTTGGCTAGGGATATTGTGAATATCATTGCTTGCGAGGGGAAGGAGAGGGTGGAGCGCCACGAACTCTTCGGCAAATGGAAGTCTAGATTGACAATGGCAGGGTTCCACCAATATCCATTGAGCTCTTATGTCAACGGTGTGATAAAGAGCCTGCTGAAGTGCTATTCAGAACATTATATGCTTGTGGAGAAGGATGGGGCTATGCTGTTGGGCTGGAAGGACAGGAACCTGATCTCGGCTTCTGCCTGGCAATGA
- the LOC132175154 gene encoding chitin-inducible gibberellin-responsive protein 1-like has product MGSDDDEEETAGQSCRSWSQEFPTGNLKQLLIECAKAVSDNRMDVFERLIEKARDDVSITGEPIQRLGAYMVEGLVARKNASGANIYRALKRREPESKDLLSYMHILSEICPYIKFGYMAANGAIADACKNEHRIHIIDFQIAQGTQWVTLVEALAARHGGPPHVRITGIDDPVSNYPRGDGLEAVEKRLAAISQKFKIPVEFHGIPVFAQDVTRDILNVRPGEALAVNFPLQLHQIPDESVEVSNPRDALLRMVKSLSPKVVTLVEQESNTNTAPFFHRFVEALEYYLALFESIDVTMPRDNKDRINVEQHCVARDIVNVIACEGKERVERHELFGKWKSRLTMAGFRQYPLSSYVNSVIKSLLRCYSEHYMLVEKDEALLLGWRDRNLISASAWQ; this is encoded by the coding sequence ATGGGgtctgatgatgatgaagaagagaCAGCAGGGCAAAGTTGTAGATCATGGAGCCAGGAATTTCCCACAGGGAATCTGAAGCAATTGCTGATTGAATGTGCTAAAGCTGTGTCCGATAACAGAATGGATGTTTTTGAAAGGTTGATTGAAAAGGCTAGAGATGATGTGTCAATCACAGGAGAACCAATCCAGCGTCTTGGTGCTTACATGGTTGAAGGGCTGGTGGCAAGAAAGAACGCATCGGGCGCCAACATTTACCGAGCCCTTAAGCGTAGAGAGCCTGAAAGCAAAGACTTGCTTTCCTACATGCATATCCTGTCAGAAATCTGCCCCTACATAAAATTTGGTTATATGGCAGCCAATGGGGCCATTGCTGATGCATGCAAAAACGAGCACCGCATCCACATCATAGACTTTCAGATTGCTCAGGGAACCCAGTGGGTGACTCTCGTTGAAGCACTCGCAGCTCGACATGGAGGGCCTCCCCATGTGCGGATTACAGGGATTGATGACCCTGTTTCCAATTATCCCCGTGGAGATGGTTTGGAGGCAGTAGAGAAACGGTTGGCAGCAATTTCTCAGAAATTTAAAATCCCAGTTGAGTTTCATGGAATCCCAGTTTTTGCTCAAGATGTTACAAGGGATATCCTCAATGTAAGGCCTGGGGAGGCTCTGGCTGTAAACTTCCCTCTGCAGCTCCACCAAATCCCAGATGAGAGTGTTGAAGTGAGTAATCCGAGGGATGCGCTTCTGAGAATGGTGAAGTCACTTTCTCCAAAGGTTGTCACTTTGGTGGAGCAAGAATCAAACACAAACACAGCCCCTTTCTTCCATAGGTTTGTAGAAGCTCTAGAATACTACTTGGCGTTGTTTGAGTCCATTGATGTCACCATGCCAAGAGACAACAAGGATCGGATAAATGTGGAGCAGCATTGTGTGGCCAGGGATATTGTGAATGTCATTGCTTGCGAGGGGAAGGAAAGGGTGGAGCGCCACGAACTGTTTGGCAAATGGAAATCTAGATTGACAATGGCGGGGTTCCGCCAATACCCTTTGAGCTCTTATGTCAACAGTGTGATAAAGAGCCTGCTGAGGTGTTATTCAGAACATTATATGCTTGTGGAGAAGGATGAGGCCTTGCTGTTGGGCTGGAGGGACAGGAACCTGATCTCGGCTTCTGCCTGGCAATGA